One Rubripirellula amarantea DNA segment encodes these proteins:
- a CDS encoding NHL repeat-containing protein, with protein MAVPGCVPAFAASKVDLVWGRYGLGDGKFVKPRAMTIDDDDQLYIVDTTGRIQVFDADGQLIRLWKTPLTKNGRPTGLAYQSADQSQDGVAKILVADTHYYRMIAYTLEGRLIESSQIGGVAGHLPGEFAFVTDAISDQQGCIYIGEYNASDRIQKFDPDGKFVCQWGGTGQEPGQFVRPQSLVIANDVLWVADACNHRIQRFDLTTPTPSLIDIWGGPGEGIGQFYYPYDLALCDDSGVVVVEYKNNRIQRFDGKGEPVAVWGGAGIEPGQLNQPWGIVVDSLGRVHVLDSNNHRVQRLYLPA; from the coding sequence ATGGCCGTACCAGGATGCGTGCCCGCATTTGCGGCAAGCAAGGTTGATCTGGTGTGGGGACGCTATGGTCTTGGCGATGGGAAGTTCGTCAAGCCGCGAGCCATGACGATTGATGATGATGATCAGCTCTACATCGTGGATACGACGGGCCGAATTCAAGTCTTTGATGCCGATGGCCAACTAATCCGACTGTGGAAAACACCGCTAACCAAGAACGGTCGACCGACCGGATTGGCGTACCAGTCAGCGGATCAATCGCAGGACGGCGTCGCGAAGATATTGGTTGCCGATACTCACTACTACCGAATGATCGCCTACACGCTTGAGGGACGCCTGATTGAGTCATCGCAAATTGGCGGTGTCGCTGGGCATTTGCCGGGTGAGTTTGCGTTTGTGACGGATGCGATTAGCGACCAACAAGGCTGCATTTACATCGGTGAGTACAACGCGTCGGACCGAATTCAAAAATTCGACCCCGACGGCAAGTTCGTTTGCCAGTGGGGTGGCACCGGGCAAGAACCCGGCCAATTTGTTCGTCCGCAGAGTTTGGTGATCGCAAACGACGTCTTGTGGGTAGCCGACGCGTGCAACCACCGAATTCAGCGTTTTGACTTGACCACCCCGACGCCGTCGTTGATTGATATTTGGGGAGGCCCCGGCGAAGGAATTGGCCAATTCTACTATCCCTACGATTTGGCGCTTTGTGACGATTCAGGCGTGGTGGTTGTGGAATACAAGAACAACCGAATTCAACGGTTCGATGGCAAGGGCGAACCAGTGGCGGTTTGGGGCGGTGCCGGGATTGAACCTGGTCAACTCAACCAGCCCTGGGGCATCGTCGTGGATTCGTTGGGGCGAGTTCACGTCTTGGACAGCAATAATCACCGTGTTCAGCGGTTGTATTTGCCTGCGTGA
- a CDS encoding AMP-binding protein has protein sequence MAIYTPGFLEHNSVTPAYWILAIIAIALVGLIVLAVVSPRRFVRLPFKIVLSILYRKRVVGLENLPREGGCVVASNHVSWIDGILILWMLPRNVRFVVDGANFVSPLGKYLGDAFDTIFMMSGPKSIMAAIRTAREGLNNGDVIGIFPEGTLTRTGQLQAFKPGLSKIMQKTDAVIVPVWMEGMWGSIFSFSGGKFFFKWPKKFRRTLTLYIDKPVPGDTPLELVRSRVHALGAKATIDVRREFPILPRRIIRVWRARGSELQVADSMGNEVSGRDMLIRVLALRRMLRREVFASDEQFVGVLLPPSVAGVAVNVALAMDRRVSANLNYTVSSEVLNHCNQSVGVKNVLTSERFLSKLDLKLDANVIPLESLKDKVSKMDKAVAAIQATVVPAFLLDRILGLNKIDGDDLLTVIFTSGSTGMPKGVLLSHANISHNVDAIDRAVHLDTHDVVLGVLPFFHSFGYSVTLWSALTLGPKGIYHFNPLDAKQVGKLSEKYGVTVLLATPTFLRGYLRRVSPEQFAKLDVAVVGAEKMPAELFDAFEQKFGVRPVEGYGATELSPLVSVNIPPSRSAALYQPDRMEGSVGRPLPGICARVVSTESGEEMLAGQDGMLMVIGPNVMKGYAGQDDLTRKAVQDGWYITGDIANVDAEGFIHITGRMSRFSKIGGEMVPHIRVEEEIAKLLAVGDDDEKVRVCVTGVPCERKGERLVVLHLPTEKPIDEVLEGLKAAGLPNLFIPARDSFVEVNEIPMLGTGKLDLSAAKAIALEKTCVGS, from the coding sequence ATGGCAATCTACACCCCCGGATTTTTGGAACACAACTCCGTGACACCCGCGTATTGGATACTCGCGATCATTGCGATCGCGTTGGTTGGACTAATCGTTTTGGCAGTCGTGTCACCTCGACGTTTCGTGCGTCTACCGTTCAAGATCGTGTTGTCGATTCTGTACCGCAAACGAGTCGTCGGCTTGGAAAACCTGCCGCGAGAAGGTGGCTGTGTGGTGGCCAGCAACCACGTGTCTTGGATCGACGGGATCCTGATTCTTTGGATGTTGCCACGGAACGTTCGATTTGTTGTCGATGGCGCCAACTTTGTTTCGCCGTTAGGCAAGTACCTCGGGGATGCCTTCGATACGATCTTCATGATGTCCGGACCAAAGTCGATCATGGCGGCGATTCGAACCGCTCGCGAGGGACTCAACAACGGTGATGTGATCGGTATCTTTCCCGAAGGCACATTGACTCGCACGGGGCAACTGCAAGCCTTCAAGCCGGGGTTGAGCAAGATCATGCAAAAGACGGATGCCGTGATCGTGCCTGTCTGGATGGAAGGCATGTGGGGCAGCATCTTCAGTTTCTCGGGCGGGAAATTCTTCTTCAAATGGCCTAAGAAGTTTCGACGTACATTGACGCTGTACATCGACAAGCCCGTTCCCGGTGATACTCCGCTTGAACTAGTTCGATCGCGAGTCCACGCATTGGGAGCGAAAGCGACGATTGATGTTCGTCGAGAGTTTCCGATCTTACCTCGTCGCATCATTCGCGTTTGGCGCGCCCGCGGCAGTGAATTGCAAGTTGCTGATTCGATGGGTAACGAGGTTAGTGGCCGAGACATGTTGATACGTGTGCTGGCCCTTCGACGCATGTTACGGCGGGAAGTCTTTGCAAGCGACGAACAATTCGTAGGCGTGTTGTTGCCGCCGTCGGTCGCTGGCGTAGCCGTGAATGTCGCCTTGGCCATGGATCGTCGAGTCTCGGCCAATTTGAACTACACGGTATCAAGCGAGGTCCTCAACCACTGCAACCAAAGCGTCGGTGTGAAGAACGTTTTGACCAGCGAGAGGTTCCTTAGCAAACTCGATCTGAAGCTTGACGCCAATGTGATCCCACTGGAATCGCTGAAGGACAAAGTATCGAAAATGGACAAAGCCGTCGCGGCTATTCAGGCAACGGTGGTTCCAGCGTTCTTGCTCGATCGAATCTTGGGCCTGAACAAGATCGATGGCGACGATCTGCTTACGGTCATCTTTACGAGTGGTTCGACGGGAATGCCTAAGGGCGTATTGCTGTCGCACGCCAATATCAGCCACAACGTCGATGCCATCGATCGTGCGGTTCACTTAGACACCCATGATGTCGTGCTGGGCGTTTTGCCGTTCTTTCACTCGTTCGGTTATTCGGTGACCCTGTGGTCGGCACTGACGCTAGGCCCCAAGGGGATCTACCACTTCAATCCGCTTGATGCCAAACAAGTTGGCAAGTTGTCCGAGAAGTATGGCGTGACGGTCCTGTTGGCAACACCAACGTTCCTGCGAGGTTACCTGCGGCGAGTCTCGCCCGAGCAGTTCGCGAAGCTGGATGTCGCCGTGGTGGGCGCCGAAAAAATGCCTGCTGAATTGTTTGACGCGTTTGAACAAAAGTTTGGTGTTCGTCCAGTGGAAGGATACGGCGCTACTGAGTTGAGCCCATTAGTGTCGGTGAATATTCCACCATCGCGATCTGCGGCCCTTTACCAACCGGATCGAATGGAAGGATCGGTGGGGCGACCTCTGCCGGGAATTTGCGCGCGTGTTGTTTCCACCGAAAGCGGCGAAGAAATGCTCGCCGGGCAAGATGGCATGTTAATGGTGATCGGACCGAATGTCATGAAAGGCTACGCGGGCCAGGACGACCTAACGCGCAAGGCGGTTCAGGACGGTTGGTACATCACCGGCGACATCGCCAATGTTGACGCCGAAGGGTTCATCCACATCACCGGTCGGATGAGTCGGTTTTCTAAGATCGGCGGCGAGATGGTGCCGCACATCCGAGTCGAAGAGGAGATCGCCAAACTGCTGGCCGTCGGTGATGACGACGAAAAGGTTCGGGTTTGTGTCACCGGGGTTCCCTGCGAACGCAAAGGGGAGCGATTGGTGGTTTTGCACTTACCCACTGAAAAGCCAATCGACGAGGTTCTCGAAGGATTAAAAGCTGCGGGACTGCCCAACTTGTTCATTCCAGCTCGCGATAGCTTTGTTGAAGTGAACGAAATTCCCATGTTGGGTACCGGCAAGTTGGACTTAAGTGCGGCCAAAGCGATAGCCTTGGAAAAGACCTGCGTCGGGTCATAG
- a CDS encoding response regulator, whose product MTARLLVIDDHEVARRGIAKLLSRPAYEIVGSVSNGKEAFEFLDSATVDAILLDVRMPDSSGLSVLEKIKDSYDTPVVIVSAYDNPTYVARAAALGAHDYIIKNGSNDSISSAISRAIAGSPLPEDSCLLKIQQAMRAEVDVASLPAELPLTSREAQVLRHIALGLSNKEIARSLAISVETVKEHVQNILRKIGANDRTDAAVRAVKLGLIE is encoded by the coding sequence ATGACGGCAAGATTGTTAGTGATAGACGATCATGAAGTGGCTAGGCGGGGTATCGCCAAACTGCTCTCTAGACCCGCTTATGAAATCGTGGGGTCGGTTTCAAATGGCAAGGAAGCTTTCGAGTTTCTCGACTCTGCTACGGTGGATGCGATCTTGTTGGACGTTCGGATGCCCGATTCGAGCGGTTTGTCAGTCCTTGAAAAGATTAAGGATAGCTATGACACACCGGTGGTGATTGTCAGCGCTTATGACAACCCGACCTATGTTGCCCGCGCCGCAGCATTGGGAGCTCACGACTACATCATCAAGAATGGATCAAACGATTCCATTTCCAGTGCGATCAGTCGAGCCATCGCGGGATCGCCTCTTCCGGAAGACAGTTGCTTGCTAAAGATTCAACAAGCGATGCGTGCCGAGGTGGATGTGGCGAGCCTGCCGGCTGAATTGCCACTCACTAGCCGTGAAGCGCAAGTCCTGCGACACATCGCGTTGGGGTTGAGCAATAAAGAGATCGCCCGCTCATTGGCGATCAGTGTTGAAACCGTGAAAGAACACGTTCAAAACATCCTGCGAAAAATCGGTGCCAATGACCGAACGGATGCGGCGGTACGGGCCGTGAAATTAGGGCTGATCGAATAG
- a CDS encoding L-threonylcarbamoyladenylate synthase: MAKTLDLRNTDDPRDMVHACVQTLVEGGVVALPTDTVYGLAASALSETAVERLFEIKGRDETTPLAISVPSREAAEDFHCKLSPLARRLSQRCWPGPLTLVVPCNSPYSAAKQLPPNVQERIRGEHDCLGFRVIDNRVIAQIHRYLAAPLLLTSANVTGQEPATTADQVLTQFGNSIPLLLDDGPTRYGGASTVARVLGNRMEILREGVIERAAMNQFVKPVIALVCTGNTCRSPMAEMLMREQLTKKLGCEDSVRVISAGVAAGAGSGASPQSVEVMGRRGLDLTGHSSRPLDESVMNVADLVLTMTRGHRAAILAAWPNMHDRVFTLRRDGGDISDPVGLPVETYEACAEQIDRELAAWIEALDEDFFPHTE; encoded by the coding sequence ATGGCCAAAACCCTCGACCTACGAAATACCGACGACCCACGGGACATGGTCCACGCGTGTGTGCAGACGCTTGTAGAAGGGGGAGTCGTTGCGCTTCCGACGGACACGGTGTACGGATTGGCAGCCAGCGCATTGTCCGAAACCGCGGTGGAACGACTCTTCGAGATCAAGGGTCGCGATGAAACAACTCCGCTAGCGATTTCGGTTCCCTCGCGAGAGGCCGCCGAGGATTTTCACTGCAAACTTTCTCCGCTGGCGCGTCGCCTGAGCCAACGTTGTTGGCCGGGGCCCCTGACGCTTGTGGTACCGTGCAATTCTCCCTATTCGGCCGCCAAACAACTGCCGCCCAACGTTCAAGAACGCATTCGAGGAGAACACGATTGTCTGGGGTTCCGCGTGATCGACAATCGAGTGATTGCGCAAATTCACCGCTATTTAGCGGCTCCACTGCTGCTAACGAGCGCTAATGTTACGGGCCAGGAACCGGCGACAACCGCCGACCAAGTGCTTACCCAATTTGGGAATTCGATCCCACTGCTGCTCGACGACGGCCCGACTCGTTATGGTGGAGCGTCGACGGTGGCCCGCGTACTGGGTAACCGGATGGAGATTTTACGAGAGGGCGTGATCGAGCGGGCTGCCATGAATCAATTCGTCAAACCAGTCATTGCACTGGTCTGCACTGGAAATACTTGCCGTAGCCCGATGGCTGAAATGCTGATGCGCGAGCAACTCACCAAGAAACTTGGCTGCGAAGACTCCGTCCGAGTCATTTCGGCGGGCGTAGCAGCGGGCGCCGGCAGCGGCGCGAGCCCTCAGTCGGTGGAAGTGATGGGACGTCGCGGACTCGATTTGACCGGCCATTCATCGCGACCGTTGGACGAATCGGTGATGAACGTCGCTGATTTGGTATTAACGATGACGCGTGGACACCGCGCCGCCATCCTGGCCGCTTGGCCCAACATGCACGACCGCGTGTTCACGCTCCGCCGCGATGGCGGCGATATTTCCGATCCAGTGGGATTGCCTGTCGAAACTTACGAAGCGTGCGCTGAACAAATTGACCGAGAACTGGCAGCTTGGATCGAAGCATTGGACGAAGACTTTTTTCCTCATACCGAGTAA
- the rpiB gene encoding ribose 5-phosphate isomerase B produces MHKIAIGSDHRGVKIKGRLIQSLTSAGFEMFDAGTEGEEAVDYPDFASAVALRVSRGECDRGILICGTGIGMSIAANKFPGVRAASCYDEVMVEISRRHNDVNVLCLPGDMIGDRPVDDLVLMWLQTDFDGGRHESRLHKISLIENDHAQKNTSTSDPLS; encoded by the coding sequence GTGCACAAAATTGCCATCGGAAGTGACCACCGCGGCGTCAAAATCAAAGGACGCCTGATCCAATCGCTAACCTCAGCAGGCTTCGAAATGTTCGACGCCGGCACGGAAGGCGAAGAGGCTGTCGACTACCCTGATTTCGCCAGTGCCGTCGCTTTGCGAGTCAGCCGTGGCGAATGCGATCGCGGCATCTTGATCTGTGGAACCGGCATCGGAATGTCGATTGCGGCCAATAAGTTCCCCGGTGTTCGTGCGGCTTCCTGCTACGACGAAGTGATGGTTGAAATTAGTCGTCGCCACAACGACGTCAACGTTTTATGCTTACCAGGCGACATGATCGGCGATCGACCGGTCGACGACCTCGTTTTAATGTGGCTGCAAACCGACTTCGATGGCGGACGCCACGAATCTCGGTTGCACAAGATTTCGCTCATCGAGAACGACCATGCGCAAAAAAATACTAGCACGAGCGACCCTTTATCGTGA
- a CDS encoding DNA polymerase III subunit, with protein sequence MTDATPEIEVKREMTNWSTLIGHGKIQRWFNAALNNGRLAGSFLIVGSPGIGKRTVATLLARTLLCQKSDPQAMNPCGVCPSCQQVIAGTHPDVVRAKKPDGKSLIPLETLIGPPEARMQEGFCRDLRLRPSVGTRKVAILEDADFLNEEGANCLLKTLEEPPSGAVVILIGTSEQKQLPTIRSRCQILRLGPLSDSDAKELLRQHHQIEASDRDISAALEIAGGDIHVAARLLGGERDETRGAIESQISTPYPDPIALSRVITKAVDGAGKDASKRRAAMRDIFSICIQHYRRELRAEAMQGHGTDETLARLDRSVRAIREVDRSANQASLIECFATDIASATTGDRGEIG encoded by the coding sequence GTGACGGATGCAACGCCTGAAATTGAAGTCAAGCGTGAGATGACGAATTGGTCGACCTTGATCGGCCACGGAAAAATCCAACGTTGGTTCAACGCTGCACTCAACAATGGACGCTTGGCTGGCAGTTTCCTGATCGTGGGCTCACCGGGCATCGGAAAGCGCACCGTAGCGACGTTACTCGCTCGCACGTTGCTATGCCAAAAGAGTGATCCGCAGGCGATGAATCCCTGCGGTGTCTGTCCGTCGTGTCAACAAGTCATCGCCGGCACTCACCCCGACGTTGTCCGCGCAAAAAAGCCCGATGGTAAATCGTTGATTCCGCTGGAAACTCTCATCGGTCCTCCCGAAGCTCGCATGCAAGAAGGCTTTTGCCGCGACCTGAGATTGCGACCGAGCGTGGGCACCCGCAAGGTTGCCATCCTAGAAGACGCCGACTTCTTGAATGAAGAGGGCGCCAATTGCCTGCTGAAAACTTTGGAAGAACCGCCGTCGGGCGCCGTCGTGATCCTGATCGGCACCAGTGAACAGAAACAATTGCCCACCATTCGGTCACGATGCCAAATCTTGCGACTCGGGCCGCTTTCCGATAGCGACGCCAAAGAACTGCTCCGACAACATCACCAAATTGAAGCTAGTGATCGAGACATTAGTGCAGCGTTGGAGATTGCCGGTGGTGACATTCACGTTGCCGCAAGGTTACTAGGCGGCGAAAGAGATGAAACTCGCGGAGCGATCGAGTCACAGATTTCGACACCTTATCCCGACCCTATTGCACTTTCGCGAGTCATCACCAAGGCTGTTGATGGAGCGGGCAAAGACGCTTCGAAACGCCGGGCGGCAATGCGTGATATCTTTTCGATCTGCATTCAGCACTATCGGCGTGAGTTGCGAGCCGAGGCGATGCAGGGCCATGGCACCGACGAAACACTGGCGCGACTTGATCGTAGCGTTCGTGCGATTCGAGAAGTCGACCGCAGCGCCAATCAAGCCAGCTTGATTGAATGCTTTGCTACGGATATCGCGTCCGCTACGACAGGTGACCGCGGCGAAATTGGTTAG
- a CDS encoding sigma-54-dependent transcriptional regulator, with protein sequence MTTKATILLVDDDQHLAESMADWLREMSYGVVVAMTIAEARSRLTKQPFDLVLTDLRLGTEDGFDLIAHVRKTAPATTILVMTGYATPDTAVEAIRAGAFDLLTKPLIDEELSLALERALDQRNVAIENDRLRQQLDRRSGMENVLSHDYRMLKIFDVVDSIADARASVLITGENGTGKSMIARAIHNRSSRRSGPFVEVACGALPDTLLESELFGHVAGAYTGANTSRAGKFQLADGGTIFLDEIGTATQAMQVKLLRVLQELQFEQLGGTETHTVDTRVILATNENLAAAVDAGTFRQDLYYRVNVVNIVLPSLRERIGDLPLLVDHFLREASETCNREIERFDDEAMATMEQYPWPGNIRQLENVVERAVLLGRGSVLTLEDLPPELTGRNVDNFQSISSQGNSDGGSSAPVRVGDVSGKSLRDALEGPERQIILQSLKAHHWNRAATADALEINRTTLYKKMKRLGLDDPRLQFA encoded by the coding sequence ATGACCACCAAAGCCACTATTCTGCTGGTAGACGACGATCAACATCTCGCCGAATCGATGGCAGATTGGCTCCGTGAGATGTCCTACGGTGTCGTTGTTGCGATGACCATTGCGGAGGCACGATCGCGGTTAACAAAACAGCCATTCGATCTCGTGTTGACCGACCTAAGACTAGGCACGGAAGACGGATTCGACCTGATCGCTCATGTTCGCAAAACCGCTCCTGCGACAACGATCTTGGTAATGACGGGTTATGCGACGCCGGATACCGCCGTCGAAGCAATCCGCGCCGGCGCGTTCGATCTATTGACCAAACCGCTGATTGACGAAGAATTGTCTTTGGCTCTCGAACGAGCCCTCGATCAACGCAATGTCGCCATCGAAAACGACCGACTGCGTCAGCAGCTCGACCGGCGCAGCGGGATGGAAAACGTCTTGAGCCACGACTATCGGATGCTGAAGATTTTTGACGTCGTGGACTCGATCGCAGACGCCCGCGCTTCGGTGTTGATCACTGGCGAAAACGGCACGGGCAAAAGCATGATCGCTCGCGCCATCCACAATCGAAGTTCGCGACGATCCGGCCCATTCGTCGAGGTCGCATGCGGCGCCTTACCCGATACATTGCTTGAAAGCGAACTCTTTGGTCACGTCGCCGGAGCCTACACGGGGGCGAATACCAGCCGCGCGGGCAAGTTCCAGCTGGCCGATGGCGGCACCATTTTCCTTGATGAAATTGGCACCGCCACGCAAGCGATGCAGGTCAAGTTGCTGCGTGTGCTTCAGGAACTGCAATTCGAACAACTCGGTGGAACCGAAACCCACACCGTGGATACGCGGGTCATTCTGGCTACCAACGAAAACTTGGCTGCGGCTGTCGATGCTGGCACCTTTCGCCAAGACCTTTACTACCGCGTCAACGTGGTGAACATTGTCCTGCCGTCGCTGCGAGAGCGTATTGGGGATTTGCCGTTGCTCGTTGATCACTTCCTTCGTGAAGCGTCCGAAACGTGCAATCGAGAAATTGAACGCTTCGACGACGAGGCGATGGCGACGATGGAACAATACCCATGGCCGGGCAACATTCGTCAGCTTGAAAACGTAGTCGAAAGAGCAGTCCTGCTCGGTCGCGGTTCAGTGCTAACACTTGAGGACCTTCCTCCGGAATTGACCGGTCGAAACGTAGATAATTTTCAATCGATCAGCAGCCAAGGAAACAGCGATGGCGGTTCTTCGGCACCGGTTCGAGTTGGCGATGTTTCGGGCAAGTCGCTTCGCGACGCACTAGAAGGCCCAGAACGCCAAATCATCTTGCAATCGCTGAAGGCGCATCATTGGAACCGTGCCGCCACGGCGGACGCGCTAGAAATTAATCGCACGACGCTGTACAAGAAAATGAAGCGTCTTGGATTGGATGACCCGCGGTTGCAATTCGCATAG
- a CDS encoding M42 family metallopeptidase → MDDASLQFFKQAIQTPSPSGYEERIQNLVRDYITPHAESVRTDVHGNLIASIGDDQAPRLMYAGHCDQIGMLVCHIDELGFIYAQTIGGWDPQQLIGQAMTIWTEKGPVPAVISRKPIHLLDSKERERVVDLKELWLDIGATDQATAKAHVEIGDPVTLDLKYRELLGDRVTGPGMDNKTGMWTVIEALRRASASSKRGSELRCHLHSVATVQEEIGLRGAKTSAGSINPDVAIAVDVTHASDCPTIDKNSQGDISVGGGPVIFRGPNINRKVAARLIELCQQHSIDYQVAAVGRATPNDANVLQIHGGGVATGLVAVPNRYMHSAVEVVSLGDIDKVAELLSLFAQSLSADDDFVPST, encoded by the coding sequence ATGGATGACGCATCCCTTCAGTTCTTCAAGCAAGCCATTCAAACGCCCAGTCCATCCGGGTACGAAGAGCGCATTCAGAATTTAGTTCGTGACTACATCACACCGCACGCCGAATCGGTTCGCACCGACGTTCACGGCAATCTGATCGCGTCCATTGGAGATGACCAAGCACCGCGGCTGATGTATGCAGGTCATTGTGATCAGATTGGGATGTTGGTTTGCCACATCGACGAACTTGGATTTATCTACGCGCAAACGATCGGCGGCTGGGATCCGCAGCAACTGATCGGTCAAGCCATGACAATCTGGACCGAAAAAGGCCCCGTCCCCGCAGTGATAAGCCGCAAACCGATTCACTTGCTCGATTCGAAAGAGCGCGAGCGAGTCGTCGACCTGAAAGAGCTTTGGCTTGATATTGGTGCAACCGACCAAGCCACCGCCAAGGCTCACGTGGAGATCGGTGATCCCGTCACGCTCGATTTGAAGTATCGCGAATTATTGGGTGATCGCGTCACGGGGCCGGGCATGGATAACAAGACTGGCATGTGGACGGTCATCGAGGCACTCCGACGTGCATCGGCCTCTTCGAAGCGAGGATCGGAACTGCGATGCCACCTGCACAGTGTCGCAACGGTCCAAGAAGAAATTGGACTGCGTGGAGCCAAAACGTCGGCCGGCAGTATCAATCCGGATGTAGCCATCGCCGTCGACGTCACCCATGCATCGGATTGCCCGACCATCGATAAGAACTCGCAAGGCGACATCTCGGTTGGTGGTGGACCCGTCATTTTCCGTGGCCCCAATATCAATCGCAAGGTGGCCGCAAGATTAATCGAGCTGTGCCAACAACACTCGATTGACTACCAGGTTGCCGCCGTCGGTCGGGCGACCCCCAACGATGCCAACGTGCTGCAGATTCATGGCGGCGGTGTCGCCACCGGTTTGGTCGCGGTACCGAATCGCTACATGCACTCCGCCGTGGAAGTCGTCTCACTTGGCGATATCGATAAGGTTGCAGAATTGCTTTCGCTGTTCGCCCAATCCCTTTCGGCGGATGATGACTTCGTCCCCAGCACCTAG
- a CDS encoding polyphosphate kinase 2 family protein, translated as MAFAAPYILNSYILDSSATSTSMDFIKRHQIRPGDKLQLKSVDTRESGPFNGKDDAKEFTAEANQAIRDLQYRMFVEDKQSLLVVLQAPDAAGKDGLIRKVLGRMNPQGCRTYPFKVPTSEELSHDFLWRIHKCTPAKGMVSVFNRSHYEDVLVVRVEDIVPKKVWNQRFDIINHFEENLSLAGTKILKFYLHISPEEQLARFGKRLENPDKHWKLNLGDYAARDKWNAYREAYEDAIEKCNSDAAPWFVIPADHKWYRDASVAGIVRQTLEKMNPQMPKVDVDLDEVRTLYERELAEIRDKR; from the coding sequence ATGGCGTTTGCCGCCCCCTATATTCTCAATTCTTATATTCTCGATTCCTCAGCGACCAGTACCTCGATGGACTTCATAAAGCGACACCAGATCCGGCCCGGCGACAAGCTTCAGCTCAAATCCGTCGATACTCGCGAATCGGGCCCCTTCAACGGAAAAGACGACGCCAAGGAATTTACTGCGGAAGCCAATCAAGCGATCCGGGATTTGCAGTACCGAATGTTTGTCGAGGATAAGCAATCGCTATTGGTGGTTCTGCAAGCTCCTGACGCAGCAGGCAAAGACGGTCTGATTCGGAAGGTCCTGGGTCGCATGAACCCGCAGGGATGCCGAACCTATCCGTTCAAAGTCCCCACGTCTGAAGAATTGTCCCATGACTTCCTTTGGCGGATTCATAAGTGCACACCTGCCAAAGGAATGGTTTCAGTCTTCAATCGCTCGCACTACGAAGACGTGCTGGTCGTTCGTGTCGAAGACATTGTGCCCAAGAAGGTTTGGAACCAGCGGTTCGATATCATTAACCACTTCGAAGAGAACCTATCGCTTGCTGGCACCAAAATTTTGAAGTTTTATCTTCACATCAGTCCCGAAGAACAACTCGCTCGCTTTGGCAAGCGGCTTGAAAACCCCGACAAGCACTGGAAGCTAAACCTCGGTGATTACGCCGCGCGCGATAAGTGGAATGCGTATCGCGAAGCGTATGAGGATGCGATCGAAAAGTGCAACTCTGACGCGGCACCTTGGTTCGTGATTCCGGCAGACCACAAGTGGTACCGCGATGCGTCCGTTGCGGGCATCGTTCGCCAGACCCTCGAAAAGATGAACCCTCAAATGCCCAAGGTCGACGTCGATTTGGACGAAGTCAGAACGCTTTACGAGCGTGAGCTTGCCGAGATTCGAGACAAGCGATAA
- a CDS encoding WYL domain-containing protein: protein MNRILRQAMQDCDNYVIEMDYEDAKGNRTHRVVSPIRLMGSYRFLGLCLCREQPRQFQLSRCKNIRLVPASEVMMPVAMEASMN from the coding sequence ATGAACCGTATTCTTCGCCAAGCTATGCAGGACTGTGACAACTACGTGATCGAAATGGATTACGAAGATGCCAAAGGAAACCGCACACACCGTGTCGTTAGCCCGATCCGTTTGATGGGCAGCTACCGGTTCTTGGGGTTGTGCCTGTGTCGCGAACAACCACGTCAATTTCAGCTTTCACGCTGCAAGAATATCCGTCTTGTACCAGCATCTGAAGTCATGATGCCGGTAGCGATGGAAGCCTCGATGAATTAA